Genomic window (Paenibacillus sp. PK3_47):
CTTTTCAGGTCCGGAGCATGAGGGGCAAAGGTCATAATCTGCAGTACCGCGTCCCAGTTAAAATCCCGGTTAATTACCGCTTTGAAGGTTGTGTAGAGTATGAGCGGCAGGCTGATCCCCAGCATCATCTCAAGCCCGTACAGCAGCGAGAGCGAGTCCATGCGCGCACATAAGCAGACTACGAACAAAAAGCTGATAATGATGTAGTACGGTCCGGTATCCGGGCTGATAAACCGCAAAGTAATGTCCACAAAGGACAGCAGCGTAATGATACCCGCCAGGCACCAGAGCAGCGCAAAAATAACAATAAGCGGAGAGGCCAACAGCCTGGGAAGGGATTTTTCATAAATTTCAGGAACGCCCTTGCCCGGGAATTTACTCATCAGTGAGGTGAACAGGTAGATCAGAAACGTACCCAGCACCGTTGCGAGAAGAATGGAGGTCTGTGCTCCTTTAAAACGGGCATCTATCAGCTCTCTCGGTACAAAATTAATAATGTTGATCAGGCTGTTCATCAGAACAAGCCAATAGAGATACCGGGTTGAGGCCATTTATCTCCTCCCGCCTTTCTTGTCCATGAAAGAAACTGCGTTATCTATTACGAACAGCCTGAAGTACGGCTGTCCGAAGCTGCGAAGGCTGCATAAATACATCGTGAACCCCACAAGACAGATAACTACGCCAATCAGGCCAACGGCAGCGGCAGCAAGCACGAACACATATTTCAGCACACGGATCGAAAAGCTCATCATATTCAGCGGAACCATAAAATTGGAAATGGCCACGGCCGATACCAGAATGATCATAATGTTGCCGACCAGCCCGGCAGCCGTTGCCGCCTGGCCCAGAATCAGACCTCCGACTGTTGTTGCCGTCGGACCTATGGCTCTGGGAAGACGCAAGCTTGCTTCCGTCAGAAACTCCATCATCATCAGCATAATAAGCACTTCCACAAAGGAGGGGTAGGGTACCGTTGCCCGGCTTCCGGCAATCAGCAGCGCAATCTGCACCCGTACAATCTCCGGATTGTACGAGGTGAACGCCACATAAAGCGCCGGCAGCCAGAGGGTCATTGCCACCCCGATGACCCGCAGCATTTTCAGGAACCGTCCTACTATAGGAACATGTATTTTATCGTCCATCGCCGTGAAGAAATCGCTGAAGATGGCCGGCAGCACGATGGCATATCCCGTCGTATCCATCATCACCACCACTTTTCCCTCCGCCAGATTAAACACCACTCTGTCCGGTCTTTCCGTTACGATCGTTTTGGGAAATATCCGCACCCTGTCGCTGTTTAGATATCTGTCCATTTCTCCTGCAGCCTGTACAATATCCAGCTCCAGCGTGTCGAGTCTCTCTTTAAGCTCCTTTAATACTTGGGAGTCCACCCTTGTGTCATCATACAGGATCGCCAGCTTTGTTCTGGACAGATTACCGATGACCATCGATTCCATCTTGAGATCTGCTGACTGGTAGCGGCGGCGGATCAGGTTCAGGTTGACGGTCAGATTCTCGGTCAGGGCATCGGAAGGCCCTTGGGTGATACTCTCCGTCATCGTTTCCTTGACGCTGCTGTTCTCTGCCTTGAGCACCTCAAAGAAACACAGCTCTCCGCCGCTTTCTATGCAGGCATATCCGCTTAACAACAACACATTGGCCTGTTCTCTGGTTGTGGCAGGCTCACTGCCCGGGTAATCCGTCAAGTAACGGAAATATGCTTGTATATCATCCATTTCATAAAAGGGTGTGATCAGCCGCTGGCTGACCGCCTGCGAATCTGTAATGCTTTTGACGAACAGCAGGCTGATCTTGCCGGAAGGGACAGTCAGCTCAACATCCTCCAAATCGGCGAAGTTCTCAAACTGCTTCCTGATCCATTCCAAAGAAACCTCTTCTTTTTTCTGCTGCTTCTGTTCCGGCATGGACAATCCCCCCTGTGATCCGGAATTCTCCCGGAAACTCGCCCTTATTTTGGCACGGTTGCCTGCATTTCATGCACAGGGGCTTCAGCCGGGTTTCTTTTACCGGGAGTGTGGTAATAAATGAAATGACAATTACTAGTTGGAGGGATGTATGAGATGAGTTCACCGAACCAAGTGCCGCAGGGTCTTCCGCAATTTCCGGAATCGTTATGGAGAGACACTGTAGATCTGCCTTCTTTTCCGAAGCTTGCGGAAGATCATGTTACGGATGTCGCGATTGTCGGAGGCGGAATTACCGGAATTACCACAGCCTATCTGCTGGCTAAGGAGGGCTATAAAGTTACCCTATTGGAAGCCGGGCGCCTGTTTGACGGCACCACCGGGTTCACAACCGCCAAAATTACCGCCCAGCACGGCATGATC
Coding sequences:
- a CDS encoding GerAB/ArcD/ProY family transporter, translating into MASTRYLYWLVLMNSLINIINFVPRELIDARFKGAQTSILLATVLGTFLIYLFTSLMSKFPGKGVPEIYEKSLPRLLASPLIVIFALLWCLAGIITLLSFVDITLRFISPDTGPYYIIISFLFVVCLCARMDSLSLLYGLEMMLGISLPLILYTTFKAVINRDFNWDAVLQIMTFAPHAPDLKSVMAATFTFSGYVNLAIFNRVFHKLKLKHRWIMGVQGFFVLLLTFFVPIGYYGTMGVERHVYTWFSTADSIRIESFLIERMLYIFYFAYVTMSLVSVIIHWHVGKEMLMSLFPPSKHKVSRAKRWQEAIILSLFCAVTLTLMNLDQYQLNNLGVFFLNARGAGELLISAVLFYCYLDVRRRKI
- a CDS encoding spore germination protein, giving the protein MPEQKQQKKEEVSLEWIRKQFENFADLEDVELTVPSGKISLLFVKSITDSQAVSQRLITPFYEMDDIQAYFRYLTDYPGSEPATTREQANVLLLSGYACIESGGELCFFEVLKAENSSVKETMTESITQGPSDALTENLTVNLNLIRRRYQSADLKMESMVIGNLSRTKLAILYDDTRVDSQVLKELKERLDTLELDIVQAAGEMDRYLNSDRVRIFPKTIVTERPDRVVFNLAEGKVVVMMDTTGYAIVLPAIFSDFFTAMDDKIHVPIVGRFLKMLRVIGVAMTLWLPALYVAFTSYNPEIVRVQIALLIAGSRATVPYPSFVEVLIMLMMMEFLTEASLRLPRAIGPTATTVGGLILGQAATAAGLVGNIMIILVSAVAISNFMVPLNMMSFSIRVLKYVFVLAAAAVGLIGVVICLVGFTMYLCSLRSFGQPYFRLFVIDNAVSFMDKKGGRR